In one window of Plasmodium berghei ANKA genome assembly, chromosome: 14 DNA:
- a CDS encoding zinc finger protein, putative — protein sequence MNNVSPVAKYALCNNNFQENLQSMNEEKYIDHELLLRQKKYFFDSLVQMNQENEEQICSDINSDICRALSNYADYTTKKTNYVVNKRFSEIENIQENIEDIDYSTFKNFRTLPAKYSNENDIRNNIIFNNNNIYIYAENKNGTLNEQACISISPNNNMIYCSTRGRRYTIGGDSGIQKNVNNEYSFFDEINNAASSLHDTIKTYTFDAIDSSEISSTFTKMNLIKTNDILDESNINKLNTGNIFNEHIIMNSCDSNNLNTTKCISKNLSVQKLFKYYKKCSQDLEHEQRVCKPCAHVYNGNICMNGDDCSFCHHPDHVLISAKKWKKLVKNNMEKLDILLHVLRNPDDVNSKLLNEMLKHNPKNFKASKKINNSTNNTMVSINTCNNNNMMDVSNINNMNDFGNMRNGGNTNINRKNKNSNKNKGYNFHNKNATKMIKPTYNYYESNDIPDPFKNKFHIRNNNNVNIERNYNFVPYHVNM from the coding sequence aTGAACAATGTTTCTCCTGTGGCGAAATATGCATTGTGCAATAATAACTTCCAAGAAAATTTGCAAAGTATgaatgaagaaaaatacATAGATCATGAATTGTTGTTGCggcaaaaaaaatattttttcgatTCTTTAGTACAGATGAATcaagaaaatgaagaacAAATATGTTCTGATATAAATAGTGATATATGTAGAGCACTATCAAATTACGCAGATTATACAACaaagaaaacaaattatgttgtaaataaaagattTTCAGAAATTGAAAACATTcaagaaaatatagaagATATCGATTATTCTACATTTAAGAATTTTAGAACATTACCAGCAAAGTATAGTAATGAGAATGatataagaaataatataatttttaataataataatatatatatatatgcagaaaataaaaatgggaCATTAAATGAACAAGCTTGTATATCTATATCaccaaataataatatgatttaTTGCTCCACACGAGGGAGAAGATATACTATAGGTGGTGATTCGggaatacaaaaaaatgtaaacaATGAATACAGTTTCTTTGACGAAATAAACAATGCAGCATCATCACTACATGACACaattaaaacatatacATTTGATGCTATAGATAGCTCAGAAATTTCTAGCACATTTACtaaaatgaatttaataaaaacaaatgataTTCTTGATGAAtcaaacataaataaattaaataccggaaatatattcaatGAACACATCATAATGAATTCATGtgattcaaataatttaaatacaacaaaatgtatatcaaaaaatttatcagtgcaaaaattatttaaatattataaaaagtgTTCTCAAGATTTAGAGCATGAACAAAGAGTGTGCAAACCTTGTGCCCATGTCTATAATGGAAACATATGCATGAATGGCGATGATTGCTCTTTTTGCCATCATCCAGATCATGTATTAATATCAgcaaaaaaatggaaaaaactagtaaaaaataatatggaaAAATTAGATATACTTTTACATGTATTACGCAATCCAGATGATGTTAATTCAAAGCTATTAAATGAAATGCTCAAACATAATCCTAAAAATTTTAAGGCaagcaaaaaaattaataattccACTAATAACACAATGGTGAGTATAAATACCTGCAACAATAATAACATGATGGATGTTAgcaatattaataatatgaatgaTTTTGGAAACATGAGAAATGGAGGGAATACCAatattaatagaaaaaataaaaatagcaataaaaataaaggatataattttcataacaaaaatgcaaccaaaatgataaagcctacatataattattacgAATCAAATGATATTCCAGACccttttaaaaacaaatttcacataagaaataataacaatgtaaatatagagagaaattataattttgttccTTACCATGTTAATATgtaa
- a CDS encoding pre-mRNA-processing factor 17, putative, producing the protein MDLLREYDENDDLEVDNSNDKNSNEKGSSNNSDIKTTDPICDENNTSIKNEKNENTQIINISSMNLIDCAPDVNTYDMEIKNYREKFKNIEKKIMFDDPVYHSILSKPQQGPCINGDYNFLKNTNKNHFNGNIETTFVNKNMFDYQYNHFNVTGIAQNPALKNYYQNNYQNYIIAKNPISYSENNGQFHVNKNRKKRGKNESNDYYSMEKYKGPWECRESNNNQEKENRDEQTCDNKKPKNAKNDDDVDESKKNNSKKTIFLKLEPCGLEEAIQNNTISEQNTLYNDKIVSTLHINYEVDYYKKSWFELPSEYKEKDFIIEENFPPKKEIHTYKGHKMGVQKIRFFPKYGNYILSGSLDSTLKLWGSYKSKKCLRTYKGHFKGVKDVLFDKDGSNFISCSYDNNVIYWDTEYGKIKGIYSQKKTPYCLCLNNDDPNVFLVGGANNKICHIDFRTGNIELEYNEHLQAINTITLCENNKKLVSTSDDKKIFIWEYGLPVVVKYISDASMFSITSVSVHPSNKFFLCQSMNNIITVYEATGKFRFFSKKTFKGHKNIGYSINVSCSNDGKYVISGDSNGGLFIWNWKKMSNFKNMKAHSNVCIDCAWHPFKTSMLATASWDSTIKLWE; encoded by the coding sequence ATGGATTTATTGAGAGAGTATGACGAAAATGACGATCTTGAAGTAGATAATTCGAATGATAAAAACTCAAATGAGAAAGGAAGTTCAAATAATAGTGACATTAAAACAACGGATCCTATATGCGATGAAAACAATAcaagtataaaaaatgagaaaaatgaaaatacccaaataataaatataagttCAATGAATTTAATAGATTGTGCCCCTGATGTAAATACCTACGatatggaaataaaaaattatagagaaaaatttaagaatatagaaaaaaaaataatgtttgATGACCCAGTTTACCATAGCATTTTGAGCAAACCCCAACAAGGGCCATGTATAAATGGAGACTATAatttcttaaaaaatacaaataaaaaccattttaatggaaatatagaaacaacatttgttaataaaaatatgtttgaTTACCAATATAATCATTTTAATGTAACTGGTATTGCTCAAAATCCcgcattaaaaaattactaccaaaataattatcaaaattatataatagcaAAAAATCCAATTAGTTACTCTGAAAACAATGGACAGTTccatgtaaataaaaatagaaaaaaaagaggaaaaaatgaaagtaATGATTATTACTCcatggaaaaatataaaggtCCATGGGAATGTAGAGAAAGTAACAATAAccaagaaaaagaaaacagAGACGAACAAACATGTGACAATAAAAAACCTAAAAATGCTAAAAATGATGACGATGTAGATGagtctaaaaaaaataattcaaaaaaaacaatttttttaaaattggaACCGTGCGGGCTTGAAGAAGCAATTCAAAACAATACAATAAGCGAACaaaatacattatataatgataaaatagtTTCAACattacatataaattatgaagttgattattataaaaaatcatgGTTTGAATTACCATCagaatataaagaaaaagattTTATAATAGAAGAAAATTTCCCTcctaaaaaagaaattcaTACATATAAGGGGCATAAAATGGGCGTTCAAAAAATTCGCTTTTTCCCAAAATAtggaaattatattttatctgGTTCCTTAGATAGTACATTAAAATTGTGGGGTTCatataaatcaaaaaaatgtttaagAACATACAAAGGACATTTCAAAGGAGTTAAGGATGTACTATTTGATAAAGACGGGtcaaattttataagtTGCAgttatgataataatgttATTTACTGGGACACAGaatatggaaaaataaaaggaatatatagtcaaaaaaaaacaccaTATTGTTTGTGCTTAAATAACGATGATCcaaatgtatttttagTAGGTGGTgctaataataaaatttgtcATATTGATTTTAGAACAGGCAATATAGAATTAGAATATAATGAGCATTTACAAGCTATAAATACAATTACTTTatgtgaaaataataaaaaacttGTCAGTACATcagatgataaaaaaatatttatttgggAATACGGGTTGCCGGTTGttgttaaatatatttctgaTGCTTCCATGTTTTCAATAACATCCGTTTCTGTTCATCCAAgtaacaaattttttttatgtcaatcgatgaataatataataactgTTTATGAAGCTACAGGGAAATTTAGATTCTTTTCGAAAAAAACATTCAAAggacataaaaatattggaTATTCTATCAATGTATCATGTAGTAACGATGGGAAATATGTTATCAGTGGTGATAGTAATGGAGGTTTATTTATATGgaattggaaaaaaatgtctaactttaaaaatatgaaggCGCATAGTAATGTTTGTATAGACTGTGCATGGCATCCTTTCAAAACCTCAATGTTAGCTACAGCTAGCTGGGATTCAACAATTAAATTGTGGGAATAA
- a CDS encoding ribosome biogenesis protein TSR3, putative — protein sequence MKKNQLERKKYSVHNLVKLINERQKGNAKTNKDTENVKSKLGINLSDEENNRNTNKEKKNYAKNEKEDDMQCNAINEANNKSTNIERVNSENKIIRNNIFDKQKVDKINENFNNNTETETNESSSNNCEQDEQNCRVAKFEEAENKNVDEIKLFMIDYNECQNKKCSCKKLYRFKKIKKVQLNKKFKGIVLTPFCDKYFSIDDKQMVEKHGLSVVDCSWKSIDLLKKIKYTNQRKLPYIIAVNSINYGKPYKLSCLESLAFCLYICNYNKQCNDILSIYKWSLNFTNVNMEVLEKYKLCRNHEDIKKAEQEFIENSIKKREENKQVDHYKVIYEDEYI from the coding sequence atgaaaaaaaatcagttagaaagaaaaaaatattctgTTCATAATTTGGTAAAATTGATTAATGAAAGGCAAAAAGGAAATgcaaaaacaaataaagaTACAGAAAATGTCAAATCAAAATTGGGAATAAACTTAAgtgatgaagaaaataacagaaatacaaataaggaaaaaaaaaattatgctaaaaatgaaaaagaagatGATATGCAATGTAATGCCATAAATGAGGCTAATAATAAGAGTACCAATATTGAGAGGGTAAATtctgaaaataaaatcataagaaataatatatttgataaacaaaaagtggataaaattaatgaaaattttaataacaaTACGGAAACTGAAACAAACGAATCCAGTAGCAATAATTGTGAACAGGATGAACAAAATTGTAGAGTAGCCAAATTTGAAGAGgcagaaaataaaaatgttgacgaaataaaattatttatgattgattataatgaatgccaaaataaaaaatgctcATGTAAAAAACTATACCGTTTTAAAAAGATTAAAAAAGTGCaactaaataaaaaatttaaaggAATAGTATTAACACCATTTTgtgataaatatttttctatagaTGATAAACAAATGGTAGAAAAACATGGTCTTTCAGTTGTTGATTGTTCTTGGAAATCTAtagatttattaaaaaaaataaaatatacaaaccAAAGAAAATTACCTTATATTATTGCAGTTAATAGTATAAATTATGGAAAACcatataaattatcatGCTTAGAGTCTTTAGCTTTttgcttatatatatgtaattaCAATAAACAATGTAATGATATTTTAAGTATATACAAATGGAGTCTTAATTTTACAAATGTAAATATGGAGGTCTTAGAAAAGTATAAATTATGCCGAAATCATGaagatattaaaaaagcTGAGCAAGaatttattgaaaattctataaaaaaaagagaagaAAATAAGCAAGTTGATCATTATAAGGTTATTTATGAAGACGagtatatatag
- a CDS encoding debranching enzyme-associated ribonuclease, putative, with product MSDVDDFYEYAKNNFLNLLKKNNLNPKNPDQKQKQKNDLDTFKEGKNSSLLYQNELKIKKKKKKRHHNNDDDYSREHKKSKDKYKKDKKKKKSKYSGDECNKKHKNSKHEKKKKKKKHHKHEESDDYSDILWSKKKKEKEREQASESDSKISNSSSSTNKNNFENDTKSSSSSIAINKNAFESDEDNKMTKSIINTDDSKNVKTDYKNSMENIKLAKKLEKKIYEQKEKILLKNALNKKLVDCKYCIDSDLFQKVNKLNIISISDKSYICYYNYKNVFLKNQLFISPIEHTISVTNTDFETILDMRNHMKSLIAMLEEYNQTCIFIEFNNCFNTNIELISMRKTKHTYVNCYSIPMNLLEKAKIYFKKNLQDISSLYRENKQLIITDNKYAPYGVIPKNIPYVSVNFSLVETYIQVIENNYDYINMCRCIFTDIFKQDRLYKYFKNFQMYVDTVEEFKTIYAKYDWANYR from the coding sequence atgagcgATGTAGAcgatttttatgaatatgccaaaaataattttttaaacctcttaaaaaaaaataatttaaatccAAAAAATCCAGATCAAAAGCAAAAGCAAAAAAACGATCTAGACACATTTAAGGAAGGAAAAAACTCCagtttattatatcaaaatgaattaaagataaaaaaaaaaaaaaaaaagaggcATCACAATAATGATGACGATTACTCTCGTGAACATAAGAAATCaaaagataaatataaaaaagataaaaaaaaaaaaaagagcaAATACAGTGGTGATGAATGTAACAAAAAgcataaaaatagtaaacatgaaaaaaaaaagaaaaaaaaaaaacatcaTAAGCATGAGGAAAGTGACGATTATTCAGATATATTATGGtctaagaaaaaaaaagaaaaggaaAGGGAGCAAGCTAGTGAAAGTGATTCCAAAATTAGCAACTCAAGCTCCTCTACAAATAAGAACAATTTTGAAAACGATACCAAAAGTAGTAGTTCAAGCATTGCTATAAATAAGAACGCGTTTGAAAGTGAtgaagataataaaatgactAAAAGTATAATTAATACTGATGATAgtaaaaatgtgaaaactgattataaaaattccatggaaaatattaaattggcaaaaaaattggaaaaaaaaatatatgaacagAAAGAGAAAAtcttattaaaaaatgcattaaacaaaaaattagtaGATTGTAAATATTGCATTGATTCTgatttatttcaaaaagtaaacaaattaaatataataagtaTTAGTGataaatcatatatatgctattataattataaaaatgtttttttaaaaaaccAACTTTTTATATCTCCTATAGAACATACAATAAGTGTTACAAATACAGATTTTGAGACAATTCTAGACATGAGAAATCATATGAAATCACTAATTGCCATGTTAGAAGAATATAATCAAACATGCATATTTATCgaatttaataattgttttaatacaaatatagaATTAATATCTATgagaaaaacaaaacataCATATGTTAATTGTTATTCTATACCTATGAATTTATTAGAAAaagcaaaaatatattttaaaaaaaatttgcaGGATATAAGCTCATTATATAgagaaaataaacaattaaTTATTACAGATAACAAATATGCACCTTATGGTGTTATACCGAAAAATATTCCATATGTTTCAGTTAATTTTTCACTTGTTGAAACCTATATACAagttattgaaaataattatgattatataaatatgtgtcGATGTATATTTACtgatatttttaaacaaGATAgattgtataaatattttaaaaacttTCAAATGTATGTCGATACTGTAGAAGAATTTAAAACGATTTATGCAAAATATGATTGGGCAAATTACAGGTGA
- a CDS encoding ribulose-phosphate 3-epimerase, putative, whose amino-acid sequence MPKIEAIIAPSVLASNISKLAEETKRMEDLGAEWIHLDVMDMHFVPNLSFGPPVINNLKKFTNNIFFDIHLMVENPEKYVSLLKTSNQLTFHFEALNEDIEKCIELAKIIKSNNMWCGISLKPKTSVEKLVPIIDTNLIDTVLVMTVEPGFGGQSFMHDMMSKVSFLRKKYKNLNIQVDGGLNIETTEISASHGANIIVAGTSIFNAEDPKFVINTMRKSIQKYLQN is encoded by the coding sequence atGCCAAAAATAGAAGCTATAATAGCACCTTCAGTACTTGCTTCTAATATTAGCAAGCTTGCTGAAGAAACTAAAAGAATGGAAGATTTGGGAGCAGAATGGATACATTTAGATGTTATGGATATGCACTTTGTTCCGAATTTGTCATTTGGCCCTCCtgttattaataatttaaaaaaatttacaaataatatattttttgatatacaTTTAATGGTAGAAAATCcagaaaaatatgttagTTTATTGAAAACTTCTAATCAATTAACATTTCATTTTGAAGCCTTAAATGAAGATATTGAAAAGTGTATAGAACTAgcgaaaataattaaaagcAATAATATGTGGTGCGGAATTTCTCTTAAACCAAAAACAAGTGTAGAAAAACTCGTTCCAATAATAGATACTAATTTAATAGATACTGTTTTAGTTATGACAGTAGAACCTGGATTTGGGGGTCAGTCGTTTATGCATGATATGATGAGTAAAGTTTCTTTtcttagaaaaaaatataaaaatttaaatattcaagTTGATGGGGGATTAAATATAGAGACTACTGAAATATCTGCATCTCATGGGGCCAATATTATTGTTGCTGGTACTAGCATTTTTAATGCGGAAGACCCCAAATTTGTTATTAATACTATGAGAAAAtcaatacaaaaatatttacaaaattag
- a CDS encoding heterochromatin protein 1: protein MTGSDEEFEIGDILDVKRKKNGFIYLVKWKGYSDDENTWEPESNLLHLTDFKKKMEYLKSIYLNKIDRTSSDSKIMKKNNVQLFDQDDMGNTLMKPKGRTTLISRKRGHKRGMRNRMRNRMRNRIGNKSSASSVTDGSLKKSDDDDNQSIKKESSSNNYNNTLLNIEDVYSVRIKNRKMEFLASLKNASPQWVEESNIRSTGHLNIKVNDFKKYIKRKKTSKGSRIVIKNLHNVGDELYISVIHNINNKEIHSLYPSKVIEYIYPQELLNFLLSRLRYRTV from the coding sequence ATGACAGGATCAGATGAAGAATTTGAAATAGGTGACATACTGGAtgttaaaagaaaaaaaaatggctTCATATACTTAGTAAAATGGAAAGGCTATTCAgatgatgaaaatacaTGGGAACCTGAAAGTAATTTATTGCATTTAActgattttaaaaaaaaaatggaatatttaaaatcaatctatttaaataaaattgatagAACGAGTAGCGACAgcaaaattatgaaaaaaaacaatgtACAGCTATTTGACCAAGATGATATGGGGAATACTCTAATGAAACCAAAAGGTAGAACAACACTAATTTCAAGAAAAAGGGGTCATAAAAGAGGAATGAGAAATAGAATGAGAAATAGAATGAGAAATAGAATAGGGAATAAGAGCAGCGCATCGTCAGTTACAGATGGTTCTTTAAAGAAAAGTGATGACGATGACAATCAgtcaataaaaaaagaaagtagttcaaataattataataatacattattaAACATTGAAGATGTATATAGTGtaagaattaaaaataggAAGATGGAATTTTTGGCTAGCTTAAAAAATGCATCACCACAATGGGTAGAAGAATCAAATATTCGAAGTACAGGccatttaaatataaaagttaacgattttaaaaaatatattaagagaaaaaaaacatctAAAGGAAGTAGAattgttattaaaaatttacataatGTTGGGgatgaattatatatatcagtTATAcataacataaataataaagaaattcATAGTTTATATCCATCAAAAGttattgaatatatatatcctcAAGAACTTTTAAACTTTCTTTTATCAAGACTTAGATATAGAACGGTTTAA